One genomic segment of Ctenopharyngodon idella isolate HZGC_01 chromosome 7, HZGC01, whole genome shotgun sequence includes these proteins:
- the LOC127516139 gene encoding uncharacterized PE-PGRS family protein PE_PGRS54-like isoform X4 — protein sequence MGSGVQELTGTDSDRDITPPFRKARPRGVNGTDREGGWVHWRPVGRRERGLQCRSRNSGSHGGSGATGSHGGSGATGSHGGSGATGSHGGSGATGSHGGSGGLGTHGRSGSLGAHGRSGSVAGHSSSQAVEDRGRVRSPPASSSNSEAADDRGRAGSPPTSSPPSGIWPPPKKFLGNSTEAVAVSWVRISGGAGRAKSSGGAGRARSSGGAGRARSSGGAGRARSSGGAGRARSSGGAGRARSSGGAGRARSSAPASVAVSGRADCSGTAAGCSGTASGPTAGSGTASGPTAGSGKASGP from the exons atgggaagtggagtccaggaactgacaggaacagacagtgatcgtgacataacgccccccttccggaaggcgcgtcctcgcggcgtaaatggcacagatagggagggggggtgggtacattggagacctgttggcagacgggaacggggtctccaatgcaggtccaggaactcgggcagccacggggggtcag gtgccacgggcagccacggcgggtcaggtgccacgggcagccacggcgggtcaggtgccacgggcagccacggcgggtcaggtgccacgggcagccacggcgggtcaggtggcttgggcacccacggtaggtcaggtagcttgggcgcccacggcaggtcagggtccgtagccggccacagcagttcacaggcggttgaagaccgtgggcgtgtaaggtccccacccgcaagctcaagcaattcggaggccgctgatgatcgcggccgtgcagggtccccacccacaagctccccaccctcaggtatatggcccccccccaaaaagttcttggggaattcaacggaggccgtggcggtttcgtgggtaaggatctcgggtggcgccggcagggcgaagagctcgggtggcgccggcagggcgaggagctcgggtggcgccggcagggcgaggagctcgggtggcgccggcagggcgaggagctcgggtggcgccggcagggcgaggagctcgggtggcgccggcagggcgaggagctcgggtggcgccggcagggcgaggagctcggcgccggcctccgtggccgtatcaggaagagcggactgctctgggacggcagcgggctgctctgggacggcctccgggcctacagcgggctctgggacggcctccgggcctacagcgggctctgggaaggcctccgggccttga
- the LOC127516139 gene encoding keratin, type I cytoskeletal 9-like isoform X3 — protein MGSGVQELTGTDSDRDITPPFRKARPRGVNGTDREGGWVHWRPVGRRERGLQCRSRNSGSHGGSGATGSHGGSGATGSHGGSGATGSHGGSGATGSHGGSGATGSHGGSGGLGTHGRSGSLGAHGRSGSVAGHSSSQAVEDRGRVRSPPASSSNSEAADDRGRAGSPPTSSPPSGIWPPPKKFLGNSTEAVAVSWVRISGGAGRAKSSGGAGRARSSGGAGRARSSGGAGRARSSGGAGRARSSGGAGRARSSGGAGRARSSAPASVAVSGRADCSGTAAGCSGTASGPTAGSGTASGPTAGSGKASGP, from the exons atgggaagtggagtccaggaactgacaggaacagacagtgatcgtgacataacgccccccttccggaaggcgcgtcctcgcggcgtaaatggcacagatagggagggggggtgggtacattggagacctgttggcagacgggaacggggtctccaatgcaggtccaggaactcgggcagccacggggggtcag gtgccacgggcagccacggcgggtcaggtgccacgggcagccacggcgggtcaggtgccacgggcagccacggcgggtcaggtgccacgggcagccacggcgggtcaggtgccacgggcagccacggcgggtcaggtggcttgggcacccacggtaggtcaggtagcttgggcgcccacggcaggtcagggtccgtagccggccacagcagttcacaggcggttgaagaccgtgggcgtgtaaggtccccacccgcaagctcaagcaattcggaggccgctgatgatcgcggccgtgcagggtccccacccacaagctccccaccctcaggtatatggcccccccccaaaaagttcttggggaattcaacggaggccgtggcggtttcgtgggtaaggatctcgggtggcgccggcagggcgaagagctcgggtggcgccggcagggcgaggagctcgggtggcgccggcagggcgaggagctcgggtggcgccggcagggcgaggagctcgggtggcgccggcagggcgaggagctcgggtggcgccggcagggcgaggagctcgggtggcgccggcagggcgaggagctcggcgccggcctccgtggccgtatcaggaagagcggactgctctgggacggcagcgggctgctctgggacggcctccgggcctacagcgggctctgggacggcctccgggcctacagcgggctctgggaaggcctccgggccttga
- the LOC127516139 gene encoding keratin, type I cytoskeletal 9-like isoform X1 codes for MGSGVQELTGTDSDRDITPPFRKARPRGVNGTDREGGWVHWRPVGRRERGLQCRSRNSGSHGGSGATGSHGGSGATGSHGGSGATGSHGGSGATGSHGGSGATGSHGGSGATGSHGGSGATGSHGGSGGLGTHGRSGSLGAHGRSGSVAGHSSSQAVEDRGRVRSPPASSSNSEAADDRGRAGSPPTSSPPSGIWPPPKKFLGNSTEAVAVSWVRISGGAGRAKSSGGAGRARSSGGAGRARSSGGAGRARSSGGAGRARSSGGAGRARSSGGAGRARSSAPASVAVSGRADCSGTAAGCSGTASGPTAGSGTASGPTAGSGKASGP; via the exons atgggaagtggagtccaggaactgacaggaacagacagtgatcgtgacataacgccccccttccggaaggcgcgtcctcgcggcgtaaatggcacagatagggagggggggtgggtacattggagacctgttggcagacgggaacggggtctccaatgcaggtccaggaactcgggcagccacggggggtcag gtgccacgggcagccacggcgggtcaggtgccacgggcagccacggcgggtcaggtgccacgggcagccacggcgggtcaggtgccacgggcagccacggcgggtcaggtgccacgggcagccacggcgggtcaggtgccacgggcagccacggcgggtcaggtgccacgggcagccacggcgggtcaggtggcttgggcacccacggtaggtcaggtagcttgggcgcccacggcaggtcagggtccgtagccggccacagcagttcacaggcggttgaagaccgtgggcgtgtaaggtccccacccgcaagctcaagcaattcggaggccgctgatgatcgcggccgtgcagggtccccacccacaagctccccaccctcaggtatatggcccccccccaaaaagttcttggggaattcaacggaggccgtggcggtttcgtgggtaaggatctcgggtggcgccggcagggcgaagagctcgggtggcgccggcagggcgaggagctcgggtggcgccggcagggcgaggagctcgggtggcgccggcagggcgaggagctcgggtggcgccggcagggcgaggagctcgggtggcgccggcagggcgaggagctcgggtggcgccggcagggcgaggagctcggcgccggcctccgtggccgtatcaggaagagcggactgctctgggacggcagcgggctgctctgggacggcctccgggcctacagcgggctctgggacggcctccgggcctacagcgggctctgggaaggcctccgggccttga
- the LOC127516139 gene encoding PE-PGRS family protein PE_PGRS5-like isoform X2, with amino-acid sequence MGSGVQELTGTDSDRDITPPFRKARPRGVNGTDREGGWVHWRPVGRRERGLQCRSRNSGSHGGSGATGSHGGSGATGSHGGSGATGSHGGSGATGSHGGSGATGSHGGSGATGSHGGSGGLGTHGRSGSLGAHGRSGSVAGHSSSQAVEDRGRVRSPPASSSNSEAADDRGRAGSPPTSSPPSGIWPPPKKFLGNSTEAVAVSWVRISGGAGRAKSSGGAGRARSSGGAGRARSSGGAGRARSSGGAGRARSSGGAGRARSSGGAGRARSSAPASVAVSGRADCSGTAAGCSGTASGPTAGSGTASGPTAGSGKASGP; translated from the exons atgggaagtggagtccaggaactgacaggaacagacagtgatcgtgacataacgccccccttccggaaggcgcgtcctcgcggcgtaaatggcacagatagggagggggggtgggtacattggagacctgttggcagacgggaacggggtctccaatgcaggtccaggaactcgggcagccacggggggtcag gtgccacgggcagccacggcgggtcaggtgccacgggcagccacggcgggtcaggtgccacgggcagccacggcgggtcaggtgccacgggcagccacggcgggtcaggtgccacgggcagccacggcgggtcaggtgccacgggcagccacggcgggtcaggtggcttgggcacccacggtaggtcaggtagcttgggcgcccacggcaggtcagggtccgtagccggccacagcagttcacaggcggttgaagaccgtgggcgtgtaaggtccccacccgcaagctcaagcaattcggaggccgctgatgatcgcggccgtgcagggtccccacccacaagctccccaccctcaggtatatggcccccccccaaaaagttcttggggaattcaacggaggccgtggcggtttcgtgggtaaggatctcgggtggcgccggcagggcgaagagctcgggtggcgccggcagggcgaggagctcgggtggcgccggcagggcgaggagctcgggtggcgccggcagggcgaggagctcgggtggcgccggcagggcgaggagctcgggtggcgccggcagggcgaggagctcgggtggcgccggcagggcgaggagctcggcgccggcctccgtggccgtatcaggaagagcggactgctctgggacggcagcgggctgctctgggacggcctccgggcctacagcgggctctgggacggcctccgggcctacagcgggctctgggaaggcctccgggccttga